A stretch of Ferribacterium limneticum DNA encodes these proteins:
- a CDS encoding enoyl-CoA hydratase: protein MTQVVLTEVIGKVGLIRINRPEAMNALNNEVVDGIGAAIDTYEADENIGCIVITGNEKAFAAGADIGFMKDFDYMHAYKTDFITRNWERIKTTRKPVIAAVSGFALGGGCEMAMMCDMIFAADTAKFGQPEIRLGTMPGAGGTQRLPRAVGKAKAMDMCLTARMMDAAEAEKAGLVARIIPADQLLDETLKAAQTIAGYSLPVVMMIKETVNRAFESSLNEGLLFERRVFHSAFALEDQKEGMAAFVEKRKPVFKNR, encoded by the coding sequence ATGACCCAAGTAGTCCTCACCGAAGTGATCGGCAAGGTCGGCCTGATCCGCATCAACCGCCCGGAAGCGATGAACGCGCTGAACAACGAGGTCGTCGACGGCATCGGTGCCGCCATCGACACCTACGAAGCCGACGAGAACATCGGCTGCATCGTCATCACCGGCAATGAGAAAGCCTTCGCCGCCGGAGCCGATATCGGCTTCATGAAGGATTTCGACTACATGCACGCCTACAAGACCGACTTCATCACCCGCAACTGGGAACGCATCAAGACCACCCGCAAGCCGGTGATCGCCGCGGTATCCGGTTTTGCCCTCGGTGGTGGCTGTGAGATGGCCATGATGTGCGACATGATCTTCGCCGCCGACACCGCCAAGTTCGGTCAGCCGGAAATCCGCCTCGGCACCATGCCCGGGGCCGGTGGCACGCAACGTCTCCCCCGCGCCGTCGGCAAGGCCAAGGCCATGGACATGTGCCTGACTGCCCGCATGATGGATGCTGCCGAAGCCGAGAAGGCTGGCCTGGTCGCCCGCATCATCCCGGCCGACCAACTGCTCGACGAAACCCTGAAGGCCGCCCAGACCATAGCCGGCTATTCGCTGCCGGTCGTCATGATGATCAAGGAAACGGTCAATCGCGCTTTCGAATCCAGCCTGAACGAAGGCCTGCTGTTCGAGCGCCGCGTCTTCCACTCGGCTTTCGCCCTCGAAGACCAGAAGGAAGGCATGGCCGCCTTTGTCGAGAAGCGCAAACCAGTATTCAAGAATCGCTGA
- a CDS encoding enoyl-CoA hydratase/isomerase family protein — MYETLEIERAGKVATIWMNRPAVFNAFDEQLIAELAAACTELDADASVRVVVLGGRGKHFSAGADLNWMKRASQFTHEQNVEDARKFAGMLRTLAQMSKPTIARVQGAALGGGTGLTAACDMAVASSDAVFSTSEVRFGIIPSAISPYVLRAIGPRHALRYFQSAERIKASRALAIGLVGDVVEPDELDACVGQLVEALLQGGPLAQKAAKDLIGAVNGQPIDATISEETAQRIARQRATDEAKDGIAAFLDKRPPAWL, encoded by the coding sequence ATGTACGAAACCCTGGAAATCGAACGGGCCGGCAAGGTCGCCACTATCTGGATGAACCGTCCGGCCGTCTTCAACGCTTTCGACGAACAACTGATCGCCGAACTGGCAGCTGCCTGCACGGAACTCGATGCCGATGCCAGCGTCCGCGTCGTCGTGCTCGGCGGTCGCGGCAAACACTTCTCGGCCGGTGCCGACCTCAACTGGATGAAGCGCGCTTCGCAATTCACCCATGAGCAGAACGTTGAGGATGCCCGCAAGTTCGCCGGCATGCTGCGCACCCTGGCCCAGATGAGCAAACCGACCATTGCCCGCGTGCAAGGCGCTGCCCTCGGTGGCGGCACCGGCCTGACGGCCGCCTGCGACATGGCGGTAGCGAGCAGCGATGCCGTGTTTTCCACGTCGGAAGTAAGGTTCGGCATCATACCGTCGGCGATCAGCCCCTACGTGCTGCGCGCCATCGGCCCGCGCCATGCCCTGCGCTATTTCCAGAGCGCCGAGCGGATCAAAGCTTCGCGGGCTCTCGCCATCGGCCTGGTCGGCGACGTCGTCGAACCGGATGAACTGGATGCCTGTGTCGGCCAACTGGTCGAGGCTTTGTTGCAAGGCGGTCCGCTGGCCCAGAAAGCAGCCAAGGATCTGATTGGTGCGGTGAATGGCCAGCCGATCGATGCAACGATCAGCGAGGAAACAGCCCAGCGCATTGCCCGCCAGCGCGCCACCGATGAAGCGAAAGACGGCATTGCCGCTTTCCTCGACAAGCGCCCGCCGGCCTGGTTGTAA
- the paaA gene encoding 1,2-phenylacetyl-CoA epoxidase subunit PaaA: MYTQSFNVPDNAGSKTVPLAPSNEDPALQAAFDTRIDADGRIEPQDWMPQAYRKTLVRQISQHAHSEIVGMLPEGNWISRAPSLKRKAILIAKVQDEGGHGLYLYSAAETLGTSRDQMLEGLHSGRAKYSSIFNYPTLTWADVGVIGWLVDGAAIMNQIPLCRCSYGPYARAMVRVCKEESFHQRQGYEALLVMMTGTEEQKAMVQDAVNRFWWKCLAMFGPPDADSPNSVQGMRWGIKRISNDDLRQKFVDATVPQAKVLGVTLPDPDLKWNEERQHYGYGQIDWNEFWETVNGNGPCNKERLATRVKAHNDGQWVRDAALAHANKQKARSVKEAA, translated from the coding sequence ATGTACACACAATCATTCAACGTGCCAGACAACGCCGGCAGCAAGACCGTGCCCCTCGCACCCTCGAATGAGGATCCGGCGCTGCAGGCGGCTTTCGATACCCGCATCGATGCCGATGGTCGCATCGAGCCGCAGGACTGGATGCCGCAGGCCTACCGCAAGACCCTGGTCCGCCAGATCAGCCAGCACGCCCACAGCGAGATTGTCGGCATGCTGCCCGAAGGCAACTGGATTTCCCGCGCCCCGAGCCTGAAGCGCAAGGCCATCCTGATCGCCAAGGTGCAGGATGAAGGCGGCCACGGACTCTATCTGTATTCCGCCGCCGAAACGCTGGGCACCAGCCGCGACCAGATGCTCGAAGGCCTGCATAGCGGCCGCGCCAAATACAGTTCGATCTTCAACTACCCGACCCTGACCTGGGCCGACGTCGGCGTCATCGGCTGGCTGGTGGATGGTGCCGCGATCATGAACCAGATCCCGCTCTGCCGCTGCTCCTACGGTCCCTACGCCCGCGCCATGGTCCGCGTCTGCAAGGAAGAATCCTTCCATCAGCGCCAGGGTTACGAAGCGCTGCTGGTCATGATGACCGGCACCGAAGAACAAAAGGCGATGGTCCAGGATGCAGTCAATCGCTTCTGGTGGAAGTGCCTCGCCATGTTTGGGCCGCCCGATGCAGACAGCCCGAACAGCGTGCAAGGCATGCGCTGGGGCATCAAGCGCATCTCCAACGACGACCTGCGCCAGAAGTTTGTCGACGCCACCGTGCCGCAAGCCAAGGTGCTCGGCGTCACGCTGCCTGACCCGGACCTCAAGTGGAACGAGGAACGCCAGCATTACGGCTACGGCCAGATCGACTGGAACGAATTCTGGGAAACCGTCAATGGCAACGGCCCCTGCAACAAGGAACGCCTGGCGACCCGCGTCAAGGCCCACAACGACGGCCAATGGGTGCGCGACGCCGCGCTGGCCCATGCCAACAAACAAAAAGCCCGTAGTGTTAAGGAGGCAGCATGA
- the paaB gene encoding 1,2-phenylacetyl-CoA epoxidase subunit PaaB, translating into MTTELKEWPLWEIFIRSKQGLEHKHCGSLHAADARQALEMARDVYTRRQEGVSIWVLPSAAITASNPDEKGELFDPAADKIYRHPTFYEIPDEVGHM; encoded by the coding sequence ATGACTACCGAACTGAAAGAATGGCCCCTCTGGGAAATCTTCATCCGCAGCAAGCAGGGTCTCGAGCACAAGCACTGCGGCAGCCTGCACGCCGCCGATGCCCGTCAGGCACTGGAAATGGCCCGCGACGTCTACACCCGCCGCCAGGAAGGCGTCAGCATCTGGGTGCTGCCATCCGCCGCCATCACCGCCAGCAACCCCGATGAAAAGGGCGAACTGTTCGACCCGGCCGCCGACAAGATCTACCGTCACCCGACCTTCTACGAAATCCCCGACGAAGTGGGGCACATGTAA
- the paaD gene encoding 1,2-phenylacetyl-CoA epoxidase subunit PaaD has translation MNANVDAAWAALEDLADPEIPVISLRELGILRDVRVGADGLEVVITPTYSGCPAMSQIEDDVKATLARAGIAARVITQLAPAWTTDWMSEAGKEKLRAYGIAPPHQTPAGSNVVRFISKPAKVETVPCPHCGSANTRESSHFGSTACKALYKCQDCQEPFDYFKPY, from the coding sequence ATGAACGCCAACGTCGATGCCGCCTGGGCAGCGCTGGAAGATCTGGCCGATCCGGAAATTCCGGTCATCTCGCTGCGCGAGCTCGGCATCCTGCGCGATGTCCGGGTTGGTGCCGACGGTCTGGAAGTGGTCATCACGCCCACCTACAGCGGCTGCCCGGCGATGAGCCAGATCGAGGATGACGTCAAGGCGACGCTGGCTCGCGCCGGTATCGCCGCCCGCGTCATCACCCAACTGGCCCCCGCCTGGACCACCGACTGGATGAGCGAAGCCGGCAAGGAAAAGCTGCGCGCCTACGGCATCGCGCCGCCGCACCAGACGCCGGCCGGCAGCAATGTCGTGCGCTTCATCAGCAAGCCGGCCAAGGTCGAAACCGTGCCCTGTCCGCATTGCGGTTCGGCCAATACCCGCGAATCCTCCCATTTCGGATCGACGGCCTGCAAGGCGCTGTACAAGTGCCAGGATTGCCAGGAACCGTTCGATTACTTCAAGCCTTACTGA
- a CDS encoding 2Fe-2S iron-sulfur cluster-binding protein, producing MSALRFHELTIKRVSPEAAGSVAITFNIPDAEREAFSFQPGQFLTLRAKVDGQDVRRSYSISSPRSRLAKAGELEIGIRPVEGGVFSNWAAQTLKAGAKLDVMPPDGRFVVKKQRAIHRVGFAAGSGITPILSIAATTLEEQPESKFTLVYGNRRMSSVMFNESLQDLKDRYPDRLTLIHILSRQAQEVDLLQGRIDGAKVQAVIDALLPVKSMDEVFICGPEAMIEATEKALIEAGVPENRVYTERFTSGPAQAAKIQADTDAAPTRVAAAKDIALTVVLDGKEHDLQIGPDEHVLDAAMNAGLDLPFSCKAGVCCTCRAKVLCGEVVMDKNYTLEGDEMAQGFVLSCQARATTKRLVVSFDER from the coding sequence ATGTCTGCCCTCCGCTTTCACGAACTCACCATCAAGCGCGTCAGCCCCGAAGCGGCCGGCTCGGTGGCGATCACTTTCAACATTCCCGACGCCGAGCGCGAAGCCTTCAGTTTCCAGCCCGGCCAGTTCCTGACCCTGCGCGCCAAGGTCGATGGCCAGGATGTCCGCCGCAGCTATTCGATCAGCAGCCCGCGCAGCCGTCTGGCCAAGGCCGGCGAGCTGGAAATCGGCATCCGCCCGGTCGAAGGCGGCGTCTTTTCCAACTGGGCGGCGCAGACCCTGAAGGCCGGCGCCAAGCTCGACGTGATGCCGCCGGATGGCCGTTTCGTCGTCAAGAAGCAGCGCGCCATCCACCGCGTTGGTTTCGCCGCCGGTTCGGGCATCACACCGATCCTGTCGATTGCCGCGACGACGCTGGAAGAGCAGCCGGAATCAAAATTCACGCTGGTCTACGGCAATCGCCGCATGTCGAGCGTGATGTTCAACGAATCCCTGCAGGACCTGAAGGACCGTTACCCGGACCGCTTGACGCTGATCCACATCCTGTCGCGCCAGGCGCAGGAAGTCGACCTGCTGCAAGGCCGGATCGACGGTGCCAAGGTCCAGGCCGTGATCGATGCCCTGCTGCCGGTCAAGAGCATGGACGAAGTGTTCATTTGCGGCCCGGAGGCGATGATCGAAGCGACCGAAAAGGCGCTGATCGAAGCCGGCGTCCCGGAAAACCGCGTCTATACCGAGCGCTTCACCTCCGGCCCGGCCCAGGCCGCCAAGATCCAGGCCGATACCGATGCCGCACCGACCCGAGTCGCAGCGGCCAAGGACATCGCCCTGACCGTCGTTCTCGACGGCAAGGAACATGATCTGCAGATCGGCCCCGATGAGCACGTGCTCGATGCCGCGATGAACGCCGGCCTCGACCTGCCGTTCTCCTGCAAGGCGGGCGTCTGCTGTACCTGCCGCGCCAAGGTGTTGTGCGGCGAGGTGGTCATGGACAAGAACTACACGCTGGAAGGCGACGAAATGGCGCAGGGCTTCGTGCTCAGCTGCCAGGCCCGTGCCACCACCAAACGCCTGGTGGTCAGCTTCGACGAACGCTGA
- the paaK gene encoding phenylacetate--CoA ligase PaaK encodes MTSKKPLPGELDPIETASRDEISALQLERLKWSVRHTYDNVEPYRKKCEAKGVHPDDLKCLADLGKFPFMTKLDLRDNYPFGLFAVPRTKLARLHASSGTTGKSVVVGYTQNDIDNWANVVARSIRAAGGRAGDMVHVAYGYGMFTGGLGAHFGVERLGCCAVPMSGGQTEKQVQQIMDFKPEIIMVTPSYSLVIAEEFERLGIKPEEISLKVGIFGAEPWGEGMRHEIERKLGIDAIDIYGLTEVMGPGVACECIETKDGPVIWEDHFYPEIIDPETGEVLPDGEEGELVFTSLTKEAFPVIRYRTRDLTRLLPPTARSFRRIGKITGRSDDMLIIRGVNVFPTQIEEQILRDQRLAGNYQVVVTRDGHMDNLEVRCEVQRELSGKLSAADIQQISKELQHRIKTIIGVSTRITVMEFDAIPRTQVGKAKRVLDERPKQQ; translated from the coding sequence ATGACTTCCAAGAAGCCCCTGCCCGGCGAACTCGATCCCATCGAAACCGCCAGCCGCGACGAAATCTCGGCCCTGCAACTCGAGCGCCTGAAGTGGTCGGTGCGCCACACCTACGACAACGTCGAACCGTATCGCAAGAAGTGCGAAGCCAAGGGCGTTCATCCGGACGACCTGAAGTGCCTGGCCGATCTCGGCAAGTTCCCCTTCATGACCAAGCTCGATCTGCGCGACAACTACCCCTTCGGCCTGTTCGCCGTGCCGCGCACCAAGCTGGCACGCCTGCATGCCTCGAGCGGCACGACCGGCAAATCGGTCGTCGTCGGCTATACCCAGAACGACATCGATAACTGGGCCAACGTGGTTGCCCGTTCGATCCGCGCCGCTGGCGGCCGGGCCGGTGACATGGTCCATGTCGCCTACGGCTATGGCATGTTCACCGGCGGCCTCGGTGCTCACTTCGGTGTCGAACGCCTCGGCTGCTGTGCCGTGCCGATGTCCGGCGGCCAGACCGAAAAGCAGGTCCAGCAGATCATGGACTTCAAGCCGGAAATCATCATGGTTACGCCGTCCTACTCGCTGGTGATCGCCGAGGAATTCGAGCGCCTCGGCATCAAGCCGGAGGAAATCTCGCTCAAGGTCGGCATCTTCGGCGCCGAGCCGTGGGGCGAGGGCATGCGTCACGAGATCGAGCGCAAGCTGGGTATCGACGCCATCGACATCTATGGCCTGACCGAAGTCATGGGCCCGGGCGTTGCCTGCGAATGCATCGAAACTAAAGACGGTCCGGTAATCTGGGAAGACCATTTCTACCCCGAAATCATCGACCCGGAAACCGGCGAAGTGCTGCCGGACGGCGAAGAGGGCGAACTGGTGTTCACCTCGCTGACCAAGGAAGCCTTCCCGGTCATCCGCTATCGCACCCGCGACCTGACCCGCCTGCTGCCGCCGACCGCCCGCTCCTTCCGCCGCATCGGCAAGATCACCGGCCGTTCCGACGACATGCTGATCATCCGCGGCGTCAATGTCTTCCCGACCCAGATCGAGGAACAGATCCTGCGCGACCAGCGCCTGGCCGGCAATTACCAGGTCGTCGTCACTCGCGACGGGCACATGGACAACCTCGAAGTCCGTTGTGAAGTCCAGCGCGAGCTGTCCGGCAAGCTGTCCGCCGCCGACATCCAGCAGATCAGCAAGGAACTGCAGCACCGCATCAAGACCATCATCGGCGTGTCGACCCGGATCACCGTCATGGAATTCGATGCCATCCCGCGTACCCAGGTCGGCAAGGCCAAGCGTGTGCTAGATGAGCGACCGAAACAGCAGTAG
- the paaC gene encoding 1,2-phenylacetyl-CoA epoxidase subunit PaaC, whose translation MSAAIDYLLHLADNALVLGQRNAEWCGHGPILEEDIALSNVSLDLIGQARMLYQLVATLKGGDATEDKLAYFRDTGEFRNYTLLELPHHGPLSGYAHSSLDYGTTIVRNFLYSALMALLWEALAKSNNADLAAIAAKSLKEVRYHLRHSRDWLVRLGDGTEESHARVQASLDHLLPYTQEFWAHSPAEAAAVKDGIAVDLNTLKADWDGIVAAALAEATLQRPQAGGYVSEGKNGVHSEHLGFLLAEMQSLARAHPNGVW comes from the coding sequence ATGAGCGCCGCCATCGATTACCTGCTGCACCTGGCTGACAATGCCCTGGTCCTTGGCCAGCGCAATGCCGAATGGTGTGGACACGGGCCGATCCTCGAAGAAGACATCGCGCTGTCCAACGTCAGCCTCGACCTGATCGGTCAGGCCCGCATGCTCTATCAGCTGGTTGCCACGCTGAAGGGTGGCGATGCCACCGAAGACAAGCTGGCCTACTTCCGCGATACCGGCGAATTCCGCAACTACACGCTGCTCGAACTGCCGCATCACGGCCCGCTGTCCGGCTATGCCCATTCCAGCCTCGACTACGGCACGACCATCGTCCGCAACTTCCTGTACAGCGCCCTGATGGCCCTGCTCTGGGAAGCGCTGGCCAAGTCGAACAACGCCGATCTGGCCGCGATTGCCGCCAAGTCGCTGAAGGAAGTGCGCTATCACCTGCGCCATTCCCGCGACTGGCTGGTCCGTCTCGGCGATGGCACCGAAGAGTCGCATGCCCGCGTCCAGGCTTCGCTCGATCACCTGCTGCCCTACACCCAGGAATTCTGGGCCCACAGCCCAGCGGAAGCTGCCGCGGTGAAGGATGGCATTGCCGTTGATCTGAATACGCTGAAGGCCGACTGGGATGGCATCGTCGCTGCCGCGCTGGCCGAAGCCACGCTGCAGCGCCCGCAAGCCGGCGGCTATGTTTCCGAAGGCAAGAACGGCGTGCATTCCGAGCATCTCGGCTTCCTGCTGGCCGAAATGCAAAGCCTGGCCCGCGCCCATCCGAATGGAGTCTGGTAA
- the pcaF gene encoding 3-oxoadipyl-CoA thiolase, whose translation MTDAYICDAIRTPIGRYGGALAGVRADDLGAIPLKALMERNPQVDWTAVEDIIYGCANQAGEDNRNVARMSGLLAGLPIEVPGTTINRLCGSGMDAIGLAARSIKSGETELMIAGGVESMSRAPFVMGKAESAFSRNAAIYDTTIGWRFPNPLMKKLYDTHSMPQTADNVAADFAIGRADQDAFAVRSQQRWAAANAAGRFKDEIVPVVIPKKKGDPVVVDTDEHPRPETTLDMLAKLKGVNGPELSVTAGNASGVNDGACALLLASGAAASQYGLKPLARVVGMATAGVLPRIMGFGPAPAVRKVLAKTGLRLDQMDVIELNEAFAAQGLAVLRDLGLADDAAHVNPNGGAIAMGHPLGMSGARLVTTAAYELKRRGGRYALCTMCIGVGQGIAMVIERV comes from the coding sequence ATGACTGATGCTTACATCTGCGACGCCATTCGCACCCCCATTGGCCGCTACGGCGGCGCCCTGGCTGGCGTGCGGGCTGACGATCTCGGTGCCATCCCGCTCAAGGCGCTGATGGAACGCAATCCGCAGGTCGACTGGACAGCCGTCGAAGACATCATCTACGGCTGTGCCAATCAGGCCGGTGAAGACAACCGCAACGTCGCCCGCATGTCCGGCCTGCTGGCCGGCTTGCCGATCGAAGTGCCGGGTACGACGATCAACCGCTTGTGCGGTTCCGGCATGGATGCCATCGGCCTCGCGGCCCGTTCGATCAAGTCCGGCGAAACCGAGCTGATGATCGCCGGTGGCGTCGAGAGCATGTCGCGCGCCCCGTTCGTCATGGGCAAGGCCGAAAGCGCTTTCTCCCGCAATGCCGCGATCTACGACACGACCATCGGCTGGCGCTTTCCCAATCCGCTGATGAAGAAGTTGTACGACACCCATTCGATGCCGCAGACGGCTGACAACGTCGCCGCTGACTTCGCCATCGGCCGGGCCGATCAGGATGCTTTTGCCGTCCGTTCGCAGCAGCGCTGGGCGGCGGCCAACGCGGCTGGTCGCTTCAAGGACGAAATCGTGCCGGTCGTCATCCCGAAGAAGAAGGGTGATCCGGTCGTCGTCGATACCGACGAGCATCCGCGTCCGGAAACGACGCTGGACATGCTGGCCAAGCTGAAGGGCGTCAATGGTCCGGAACTGTCGGTTACCGCCGGCAACGCTTCCGGCGTCAATGACGGCGCCTGCGCACTGCTGCTGGCTTCCGGCGCTGCCGCCAGCCAGTACGGCCTGAAACCGCTAGCCCGCGTCGTCGGCATGGCCACCGCCGGCGTGCTGCCCCGGATCATGGGTTTCGGCCCGGCGCCGGCCGTGCGCAAGGTGCTGGCCAAGACCGGCCTGAGGCTGGATCAGATGGACGTCATCGAACTGAATGAAGCCTTTGCGGCGCAAGGGCTGGCGGTGCTGCGCGATCTCGGCCTGGCCGACGATGCCGCCCACGTCAATCCCAACGGCGGCGCCATCGCCATGGGCCACCCGCTCGGCATGAGCGGCGCCCGGCTGGTCACCACCGCTGCCTATGAACTCAAACGCCGTGGCGGTCGCTACGCCCTGTGCACCATGTGTATTGGTGTCGGGCAAGGCATCGCGATGGTGATCGAGCGTGTTTGA
- a CDS encoding ABC transporter substrate-binding protein: MKQNFKKLVAGAALVLGAFGAIAADPIKIGSVLSVTGPAAFLGDPELKTLQLYVDDINKKGGVLGRPLQLVHYDDGSDANKANGFAKRLLEDDKVDVLVGGTTTGSTMSMVPLAEKSATPFISLAGAVVIVEPVKKFVFKTPHTDRMAAEKVFEDMKKRGLTKVALLSETSGFGASGKKETEGVAAKYGITLVANETYGPKDTDMSPQLTKIKTTPGLQAVFVFGLGQGPAIVTKNYKQLGVTLPLYQSHGVASDEFLKLAGPAAEGVRLPSPAQLIPEKLAANDPQKPIVTAYDKAYKAAYKTDVSTFGGYAYDGLMLAVDAIKRAGSTDKAKVRDALEATKGFVATSGTFNMSPTDHMGLDLSAFRLLEVKGGDWVIVQ; encoded by the coding sequence ATGAAGCAGAATTTCAAGAAGCTCGTCGCTGGCGCCGCCCTGGTTCTCGGTGCCTTCGGCGCCATTGCTGCCGACCCGATCAAGATCGGTTCCGTCCTCTCCGTCACCGGTCCGGCTGCCTTCCTTGGCGACCCGGAACTGAAGACGCTGCAACTCTACGTTGATGACATCAACAAGAAGGGCGGCGTCCTCGGTCGCCCGCTGCAACTGGTCCATTACGACGATGGCAGCGATGCCAACAAGGCCAACGGCTTCGCCAAGCGCCTGCTCGAAGACGACAAGGTCGACGTGCTGGTTGGCGGTACGACCACCGGTTCCACCATGTCGATGGTGCCGCTGGCTGAAAAGTCGGCAACGCCCTTCATCTCGCTGGCGGGTGCCGTGGTCATCGTCGAGCCGGTCAAGAAGTTCGTCTTCAAGACCCCGCACACCGACCGCATGGCCGCTGAAAAGGTCTTCGAGGACATGAAGAAACGTGGCCTGACCAAGGTGGCGCTGCTCTCCGAAACCTCTGGTTTCGGTGCTTCCGGCAAGAAGGAAACCGAAGGCGTCGCCGCCAAGTACGGCATCACGCTGGTCGCCAACGAGACCTATGGTCCGAAGGATACCGACATGAGCCCGCAGCTGACCAAGATCAAGACCACGCCGGGCCTTCAGGCCGTGTTCGTGTTCGGTCTGGGCCAGGGTCCGGCCATCGTCACCAAGAACTACAAGCAACTCGGCGTGACCTTGCCACTGTATCAGTCGCATGGCGTGGCTTCCGACGAATTCCTGAAGCTGGCCGGCCCGGCGGCTGAAGGTGTCCGCCTGCCGTCTCCGGCTCAGCTGATCCCGGAAAAGCTGGCCGCCAACGACCCGCAGAAGCCTATCGTCACCGCCTATGACAAGGCCTACAAGGCTGCCTACAAGACCGATGTGTCGACCTTCGGCGGTTACGCCTACGACGGCCTGATGCTGGCGGTCGACGCCATCAAGCGCGCCGGTTCCACCGACAAGGCCAAGGTGCGTGATGCCCTGGAAGCGACCAAGGGCTTCGTCGCCACCAGCGGCACCTTCAACATGTCGCCGACCGACCACATGGGTCTCGATCTCTCGGCCTTCCGCCTGCTCGAAGTCAAGGGCGGCGACTGGGTCATCGTTCAGTAA